The nucleotide sequence CACCATCATTACCGCAGCATTATCACTCATGTACTGTACATTACTCATATCTCTCTGTAATCTGAATCTAAAATGAACaatgactccctctctctatctatggaCGTGATCTCCCATATTCTAACATGagtcctctgcttctctcccagCTGGCCATGGGTCTGCTGCAGGTAGGCTTCATCGTCATGTACCTGTCAGACACGCTGGTGTCTGGGTTCACCACCGCGGCTGCCGTCCACATCCTGGTGTCCCAGCTGAAGTTTGTGTTGGGCCTGGTGGTGCCGGGACTCAGTGGACCCCTGTCCATCGTTTATGTGAGtccaggaagagagacaggatgaggtcaCATGTCTTTCAATGCAAAGTTGATTTTTATCTACTGATATCCAAATATGCAATGACTTAGCTACGACAGAGATATATTCATTAACTCACTCATATCTTATCCCTCATATCTGATCTATTTCTACAGCTCTGAGGAATAACACTGTGTTGATAAGATAAACAAGTGTCTCATTGTCTCATCTTATCTTACACAGTTAAGCACATGTATTCCTCAAGTGCCCCCAAGATTTCAGAAAAAGCTATAATTTATGAGTCATGGCTTGGTGTAGAGACCTCTGACTGAACTCTCACACCCTGTAACTGGTTCTTCATTACTGTCATCAATATTAACTGACGTCTTCCTCAGACCCTGGAGAAGATCTTTGTCCAGATCGAGAAGACCAACGTGTGTGACCTGGTGACGTCCATACTGATCATGGTGGTGGTGTTCATAGTGAAGGAGATCAACGATAGATACAAAGCCAAGCTGCCTGTTCCCATCCCCATAGAGGTTATCATGGTGAGTGTCActgtgtgcactatgtcatcacaaCCTGGGCTTCAGctctatatatacacagataaTACACAGATAAGAATTGGGAAACATTGTGGCGAGAACCAGCCTCATACGGGGAACCACTGAATTTAAACTCTTAGAAAAAAGAACCCAATGGGTTTTATCTGAAaagaaaagggttctacctggaacctaaaagggttctacaAAGGGTTATCCTACGGTGACAGTcgaagaaccattttaggttcaAACAGGGCACTGTTtttggggtggcagcgtagcctagtggttagagcgttggactagtaaccggaaggttgcgagttcaaacccccgagctgacaaggtgcaaatctgtcgttctgcctctgaacaggcagttaacccactgttcccaggccgtcattgaaaataagaatatgttcttaactgacttgccttgttaaataaaggttaaaaaaaaaaaaatgtagatgTGTCTCTCACTATTTAATATAATTTTGAATATGAGTATGTACTTGCACAAAGTACAGATCATATCATCACAGATAAGCATCGGAAAGCATTGTTATTCTTATCCTGAACAGTCACTCCCTTGTTCCTATCTTAGTACACTCTTGGTGGAAAACAATGTGCTATCTAGAGCCTAAAAGGGTCCTTTGGCTGTCcctataggataaccctttgaagaaccctttttggttacagGTTTCCATGTATAACCTTTTACATAGATGGTTCTATAtgaaacccaaaagagttctacctggaaccaaaaagagttctacccagaaccaaaaagggttctcctatggggacagccaaagaacccttttggaaccctttttctaagagtgtattgaTCCAAAGTACAATGCCATTGTAGCAAGCCAGCTTTTGTGAAACGTACAGTATTGATGTTTTATTCTCACACTGACTCACAGTACGGCAGATGAGGACAATCAGGTGAATTGTAGGAATATACATGAACTTATTTTGATGTACTAAAAGCCTGCAGTGTGTCATAGCTTTGTGTAAAAGTTGGCAAGGTAACCAGATTCTCTTGAAATATACTGTTTTATCACCAGATTGCATGTGTCCTGCTAATAACTGATACATTGATTTTGGTAATGACTTTGGCAGACTGTCATCGCTTGTGGCGTTTCCTATGCATTCAACTTCCGGGTGATTTATAAAGTTGATGTTGTCGGCCGTATTCCAGTGGGGTAAGCACATGTAAAAAGATGTTTGCTGCATGTTAAAATGGCTGAGAATAGATGGGAAAAGAATCTAACAatacctctccctctcaatctgtTAGGTATGAGTCACCTATGGCCCCGAACATGCAGATCTTCGGGCAGACTGCTGTTGAGGCGTTCCCTATGGCCATAGTGGGCTTTGCTGTAGCCTTCTCTGTCGCCAAGGTCTACTCAGTCAAACACGATTACATCATAGACGGAAATCAGGTGAGTCCCAAAACCAGAACATTAGAAGGAGGGGTTGGAAGCCGAGGCAGTACGGAAAAATGTGTTTATTGTTGCTTGCGAATGAGGGGTGTCAGCCAAATACAAACTATCAACATAAGACTTGAACTCATATCAACGGTTCCAAAACATATATTTGTCCTTGTTTTGCTCTCTAGGAGCTGATAGCTTTTGGGGCCAGTAACATCATTGGAGCAGCCTTTAAGTCATTTGCAGCAAGCACAGCTCTCTCCAGGAGTGCGGTACAGGAGAGTACAGGTGGTAAAACCCAGGTAAACTACTAAACCAAGAGGCTATCTGAGAATACAGACACTCAACCATACTTAGAGTTCCTTCCTGTACAAGTTCTTTATCCAAGAGATGTAGCTGTAAAAGTTATGAAATATTGACCTGTTTGGGTCTCTCTATCTTTGGTGTAATAATGACTGATAACTTATCATAGTCCAAACCAGATAGAGTTGCACAAATGGGAGAGAGAATGTGATGTAGTTTGTCGTGACTCGTGACCTACAGTACATAGCGAGGAATGAAAGAATTGACTCAGAGTTACAATGTACCAAGTTAataaataattataatttatGAAATATATCAAAGGGAAACACTGTTTAAAAAGTGCTTATCTGTGGTTGTTTTGTGAATAGCCAAATGTGAGTAAAATAAAGTGTTACTTCATTTCAGATTGCTGGGCTACTGTCAGCGCTCATCGTGATGGTCGTCACCTTGGCTATCGGGTTCTTATTGGAGCCGCTCCCAAAGGTAAAACTCACTCAGTATTTACAATATAAATGACTTTAGGAGTTGAATGATAGGGAAACATTTTGATTTCCGCCTAAATAGACATACAAAGAACCAGTCCAGAACCTCTCAAAGTCCCCCCATATAGGGGACTTAACATCTAAGATTAGGACATTACAGAATGAATCACTCTGCATGAAGGTGAAAAGAGCAGTGGAATTTAGATGGAAGTCTTGTGCAACTCTTGTGACTGATCATCAAAGATGTCATTGCCTGACCTTTTCCCTCTGTGTTGACAGTCGGTGCTGGGGGCGGTGGTCATAGTCAACCTGAAGGGGATGTTGATGCAGATCAGAGAAGTCCCTTACCTGTGGAGGAGAGACCGGCCCGACTGTGTGAGTCTTCTGAGACACTCTCACTGAACTGCACTTAAAATGGAAACAAGCAATTATGTCTTTACCAACTGTGATAATGAACTCATATTTCCTCCAATCCTTTCCATCCTGCATCCCCCTGTCTTGCCTTCCCTCCATGTCTTTATCcaggtggtgtgggtggtgaccTGCCTGGCTTCCATCCTGTTGGGGCTGGATCTGGGGCTGGCTGTAGGCCTAGGGATCGAGCTACTCACCGTTGTCTTCAGGGCTCAGTTGTGAGTATGGGCACAAATCTCCAAATTCCTAACAAAAAGGTTGAACTTGTGTCTTTGTTTATTCTTTGTCAGTTTTCAATGTTATTGGGAGGTGGACAAACCAGGGTTTGACATTTCAGAATTTGATCCAATTCAATCCAAGAATTGAGATTCAAATGTAAATTGgtcacaccccacaggaagcataATTGGAATTTAATTGTAATGAAAGGAAGTATAATTGAATTCAAAgcaattaaaataaattcaaCTGAGACAAGAAACAGATGAGTCTCATTCCTTTGATAAATATTTTGCCCAAAACATCTGCCACCTCTTACTAAAGAATACAGATACCATCATTAAAAATGGGATTATAACTCAGATGTTAGTATTCATATTTAATGCATTGTGGGAAATTAATTTTTCCAAATATTTAATAACATGTAACATGTAATTATGAACAAAATGATCTTAGAATATTTCCAGACCACTGTTAATTATTTAACACTCTTTTTAGGAGGATGCGTTTTAAAAATGAAATGTTTCAAGAAATTGTTAAACATAGTAACCATACATGATGTCAAAATAAACATGTGCGTAATGATGTAAGGAATTCAATTCTACTTCCTTTAATTCAAATTCTATtaaaattctgcttcctgtgggttGGAGCCAGTTTACATTCAGTTCAAATTCAATAATTGATTTGGAATTAAAGACCAATTCACAACTCCATTCAGAATTAACCCCAACCCTGGAACACAATGTCATAGTGACATTTCTGCCTACATTTTTTCCCCAGCCCACGTTGCAGTGTCCTGGCCAATATCACAGGAACAGATATCTACAAAGACCGCAAGGATTACATGAGTGTGAGTAAGCTGTAATGTGAACTAAAGACACTCACCAATATCTTTTTGTCTTACAAGACTGTGAAGACGGTGTGTCTACACATGGCCCTTGTTCTATTGTCTATATATCTATTTCCAGATCTATGAGCCAGAGGGTGTGTCTACACATGGTCCTTGTTCTATTGTTTATATATCTCTTTCCAGATCTATGAGCCAGAGGGTGTGAAGATCTTCAGGATACCGTCACCCATCTTCTTTGCCAATATAGATTTTTTCAGAGGCAAGCTGGTGGAAGCTGTAAGTAAGCAATTATACACAATTAGATGTGTAAAATGAAGAATTCTACCAAACACATTTACACATAGGCCTTACAATTCCATGACATGGGCCAACAAGGTAATTATTAATGGGTGTACTTATTAAGACATCTTATTTTCTCATTGGATTTGTTCCAATGGAAAAAGGTCATAAAGAATGATCAAATAAACTCATGAAGGTCAATACCACCTCAGTGTATGAGGTAATATAGTATACCAGGTTGCATAGCAATAGTTCCAATACAAATCGGTGTTACTATAGTTTAACTTGCACCTTACTAAACACTAAATGCATGCAGATAAGACAAAGTTTAGCCTTGATCTGTATGATGGCCAAGGCACTGGTAAACAATATGCCCCATTCACAATAAAGCCCATGTGTAACAGTTACTCCCACTTTCATGTGTGCAATTGCCAATTAGGGTTCAACTTGACTTTGATATGTTTTCAGGTGGGCTTTAACCCATTGAGGGTGTTGAGAAAGAGAAACAAAGCCCTAAGGACGATCAGGAAACTTCTAAAGAAAGGAGAGCTGCAGATGACATCTGTGAGTAGTGGTGCACTTACCTGTCGCCCTTAGAAACCCATAAAAAGATAACTTCCACTCACAAAGTTACCCCGTTAACACTTTACAAGAGTCCCCTGTGTCATAAAGTTTCATTTAAATGGCCATAGCATGTCATAAATCCATCTAGCCCAAAACATTAGTTTCAAACCTGGCAACAACATACTTCTAGCAATCTAAAATCAACAGACATCAAGCACATGCTGCAGGACCTATAGGCAGTCGTCCCCGTACATGCCTTATCAGAATGGTCTTGTGGTTGCATGTATATGAAAAACAAATGAATCATCATCCCATAATGGTGGGTGGACCTCCAAAGATCACCTTCTACATGTAGTCAGGTTTTCACAATAAGAGGTTGTAGTAATGTTGTGGTTCTCCCGGTGCAGAAAGGCCTACTGCTCACCAGCTCTGGTCCCATTGAGGAGTCTGAGGATGAGAGCAACATGGAGGATCTGGACCAGCCCACTGACTTCAAGGACCTTCCTGTCCAGGTGAACTGGAACTCTGAGCTTCCTGCCAACATCCATGTCCCCAGAGTAGACATCCACAGCCTGATCCTGGACTTCTCAGCCGTCTCCTTCCTCGACATCTCTGCCCTCAAGGGACTCAAAGCGGTAAAACAAAACTCTTCCGTTACAACCCTGGGGAATGTGGGGATGattgtatattttatttattttattttatttctactTGCCGGGTACTGATATTTTGCTGTGTTCTATAGGCACTCAAAGAGCTCATTCGGGTTGAAGTTGAGGTCTACATTGTGGCATGTGACGGTAAGCCTGATTTAAGACGAGCCATCTGTCCCATCCATTCCTTCTCCCATTTTCTCTTTAACACTGAATTCAATCACTCTGAAACAAATAGACGTAAGGTGATTGATCTAACGATATCTGTCCCTTGTGTCCAAAGAGTACATCCTGGAGAAACTGCACAGCTGTAAGTTCTTTGATGACGAGGTGAAGTCGTCCATGTTTTTCCTGACCCTCCATGATGCCATGCTGCATATCCTGGAGAAACATCCAGTAAACTCTGAAAACACAAAAATCTGCGAAAAGGTATAACATTTATCTATAGACAAAATGCCATATCTATTGATGTTTCCACCCTTACAGACTAGATAAGAGGTGCCAAACCTTATCTTGGCCCACATCGTTTCATTCACAGGAACTTGTCTGATTCTTGTGTATCATGTTGTCTTACAGGTTATAACAACAGCCACTATCATAACAACAGCCACTATCCATGGCAACCAATGCAATGGTGTGTCAAGTTTGCGTAGCAGGGACAAATTTGTGCATGTAAGTAACTGAGACCCATCAAATCAATTTGTCATTGTCTTTTCTACATTTGTAATGAATAGTCATCAGCAATTAAAATTATAATTAATAAAAATAACTCTTGTAATGTTGCAACTCATGTGTAGGTACAGATAATTCATTAAACTCTAGGTACAAAGTACAGTAAGATGAGCTGACAAAATCAAATCTAAACTAAAAGTAGTATCTCTTTGCTCTCCCCAGGGTTCAGAGCCAGAAACCAAGTTCTAGTTCCAGAACTACACTCTTAGATGTCAGTATTTTAAGGGTTCTTCGACTGTCCCTTTCCAcagatggttctacatggaacccaaaagagttctacctggaaccaaaaagggttatatttggaaccaaaaagggttatatttggaaccaaaaagggttctcctattgggacaactgaggaacccttttggaaccatttttctaagagtgtagtggtgtgtacggTACTTTCATTTCCTGGGATGACATGCATTTCCTGTGATCGCTGTGCTTTCTGGTGATAATAGACGTAAGGACCCATGATACTGTCCTAAAACGGACACCATACAGTAACCATATGTATACAGGATACCACTTATTGAGCTAATAATTgtacataaaatatatttgatttattttgtacTGTTAAACAGATACTCGATGGCAATTTTGAAGATTTTGAAAGAAATATCAGAAAATGTCATTCATatcatgtatttattttctaaaATTGAATCAGAAGTATTATCGTTTTTTTAAATAGCTTGACAATGTTGCGTTTTATATGTGTACATAGGGATTTTATAGAAATGTTTACTTTGTTGTATTTTATATGTAAAATAAATGTACTTCTTAGCACAAAGTATTTCCGCCAGCAAGAAATGAAGCAATATGAGCAGTACAGTATTTGGAAATCTGAACGTCCTGTAACTGAGATATTGATAAGAATTATAGGATGACTAACGTGGTTTTGATATATTGGTCACAGATAAAGCCCTGATAAGAGATGAATGATTAAGtagagatctttgacaaactgTTCTGGGTGATACAACAGTAACCATGATTGATAAAGTTGGTGGAGGTTATGGGGTATTTCCAGTATACCCATGTGTGGCAACACCTCAATTGATCAAAAAGTGCACTTTTATTGTGTTTTATAATAGTGATTAGAGTTGAGGATTGATGAGTGTCTCAACGTTTACATACCGTAAAGCCAGTGATCCATTTGCCTGGTTTGGATCACACATATTGCTCTAGAAATGCCATTGTGAATCCTACACAGTAGGTATATACGTCATAAAGGTACAGGACAACTAGGAACATTTTCAGATGGGGTGAATAACTCTCAAACAGTGTTGCAGATAAGCAGAgtatgtttgatttgattttgatttatcaGGATCCCCAttaaaaatacattacagacaaaatacaTGACCATtttcatacatttaaaaacatgaacatgtagtctgtgtatgtgcatgtcagtacatacatgtcagtacagtacagacacgcaacaagtaggtcacatggggttTAACATTTCACATTGTGAGATGATGCCTCAATCTTTTGCTAAAGAAATGAATCAATGAATTCAACTTTCCCATTGTGTGTCTTGTGGCGTAAAAGCCACTGTTAGTAAGAAGAAGTACTAAAGAGGTACAGCGTAAACTTAGCACAGACCATGAAGGAATCATCATCCTGATCTCTGttaaatcaagtcaaatcaaatgttatttgacacatacacatggttagcagatgttaatgcgagtgtaacgaaATGCGACAGTGCAGTAATGTCTAACAAGAAATcgaacaattccccaacaactacctaatacacacaaatctaaaggggtgaatgagaatatgtacatgtacgtacatggatgagcgatggccgagcggcataggcaaggtgcaatagatggtataaaatacagtatatacatgtgatatgagtaatgtaagatatgtacacattattaaagtggcattatttagaatGCATtttataaagtgactagtgagccatttattaaagtggccagtgattgggtctcaatctaggcagcagcttctctggGGTTattgattgctgtttagcagtctgatggccttgagatagaagctgtttttcaatctctcagtcccagctttgatgcacctgtactgacctcaccttcgggatggtagcggtgtgaacaggcagtggctgggTGGTTGAtgaccttgatgatctttttggccttcctgtgacatcgggtgctgtagatgtcatggagggcaggtagtttgcccccggtgacgcgttttgcagactgcaccaccctctgtagagcaTCACGGTTGAGgccggtgcagttgccgtaccaggctgtgacacagcctgacaggatgctgtagattgtgcatctgtaaaggtttgtcagggtttttggtgacaagccaaatttcttcagcctccaaaGGCttctgcaccttcttcaccacgctgtctgtgtgggtgcaccatttcagtttgtttgtgatgtgtatgccaaggaacttaaaactttccaccttctccactgccgtcccttcaatgtggataggggggtgctccctctgctgtctcctgaagtccacaatcatctcctttgttttgttgacgttgagtgattGGTTGTtttcttgacaccacactccgactGCCCTCACTTCCTACCTGTAGgcggtctcgtcattgttggtagtGGTTCCTacattcaccacctgggggtggcccgtcagaaagtccaggacccaaatgCACAGGGCGAGGTTGAGACCTAaagcctccagcttgatgatgagcttggagggtactatggtgttgaatgctgagctgtagtcaatgaacagcattcttacatacgtattccttttgtccagatgggatagggcagtatgcagtgtgatggtgattgcgtcgtctgtggacctgttggggcggtatgcaaactgaagtgggtctagggtggccagtaaggtctctcaaagcacttcatgatgacttaATGATTAGATACACTGAGTGTTCCATGACATagaatgaccaggtgaatctaggtgaaaactatgataccttattgatgtcacctgttaaatccacttcaatcagtgtcgatgaaTGGGGAGGAGACAGCTtgaataaggatttttaagccttgagacaattgagacatggattgtgtactgtatgtgtgccattcagagggtgaatgggcaagacaaaatatttaagtgcctttgaatggggtatggtagtaggtgccaggcgtaccGGCTTGTGTGCCAAGAACTGCAAAAAAAatgtacacaaccatttactgtgtgaatcaagaatggtccaccacccaaaggacatccagtcaacttcacacaactgtgggaaacattggaacatccctgtggaatttgttcaacaccttgtagaaagGGGAAGGAGGATGCCTAGCCAAACATGCCccaaagaattgaggctgttctgagggcaaacagtgttcctaatgttttgtacactcagtgtttgACTAATTCTCCAAGAAATTTTTTCCCTCTGGGATAAtaaagtacactgctcaaaaaaataaagggaacacttaaacaacacaatgtaactccaagtcaatcacacttctgtgaaatcaaattgtccacttaggaagcaacacagattgacaatcaatttcacatgctgttgtgcaaatgggatagacaacaggtggaaattataggcaattagcaagacacccccaataaaggagtggttctgcaggtgataaccacagaccacttctcagttcctatgcttcctggctgatgttttggtcacttttgaatgctggcggtgctttcactctagtggtagcatgagacggagtctacaacccacacaagtggctcaggtagtgcagctcatccaggatggcacatcaatgtgagctgtggcgagaaggtttgctgtgtctgtcaacgtagtgtccagagcatggaggctctaccaggagacaggccagtacatcaggagacgtggaggaggccgtaggagggcaacaacccagcagaagggctcctgtgctcttcacagatgaaagcaggttcacactgagcacgtgacaaacgtgacagagtctggagacgctgtggagaacgttctgctgcctgcaacatcctccagcatgaccggtttggcggtgggtcagtcatggtgtggtgtggcatttctttggggggccgcacagccctccatgtgctcgccagaggtagcctgactgccattaggtaccgagatgagatcctcagaccccttgtgagaccatatgctggtgcggttggccctgggttcctcctaatgcaagacaatgctagacctcatgtggctggagtgtgtcagcagttcctgcaagaggaaggcattgatgctatggactggcccgcccgttccacagacctgaatccaattgagcacatctgggacatcatgtctcgctccatccactagtgccacgttgcaccacagactgtccaggagttggtggatgctttagtccaggtctgggaggagatccctcaggagaccatccgccacctcatcaggagcatgcccaggcattgtagggaggtcaaacaggcacgtggaggccacacacactactgagcctcattttgacttgttttaaggacattacatcaaagttggatcagcctgtagtgtggttttccactttaattttgagtgtgactccaaatccagacctccttgggttgataaatttgatttccattgattatttttgtgtgattttgttgtcagcacattcaactatataaagaaaaaagtatttaataagaatatttcattcattcagatctaggatgtgttattttagtgttccctttatttttttgagcagtgtatatcacaTCCTATAAGAGGAAGTGATGGAGACAGTGACAGTAGATCTCAGACTGTCTTCGGACATAAATTCAGTCCATATTATGTGTTATTAGGTCATTAATTTGGAGATGAAGACTGCTGGACATTTTTATTGAGCACATTAGTCATATGGATATTCCCCTCAGTAAAACAACCTTGGAGTTTAAGGACAGTTTGTTGGGGACATTTCATGTAACTGGCAGTAGGAGTTGTGATTCCAAAGAAATGGAATTGAAGAAGTGAAACTGGATCAATTGTAgtctaatattttttttattcctAAAGTAAATGGAATATAAGGATCTGATAAACCTAAAAGAGAAAAGTGGCTACTATAGGTAGTTTACATCCAATCCTACAGGAAATGGATGATTTGAAGTGTGTGTTCCTAAAGTCATTGGAatatcattccagtgtttatcAATAACGTACAGCAACATTTGCAACAAAGTGGAAGCTGTTTGTATATTCTATCACACAGTACTGTAGTACATCGTCCATAGCcatgggaagtag is from Oncorhynchus gorbuscha isolate QuinsamMale2020 ecotype Even-year linkage group LG14, OgorEven_v1.0, whole genome shotgun sequence and encodes:
- the LOC123994519 gene encoding chloride anion exchanger-like is translated as MKQYVVARPLYSEDAFADEHEKIHRHHKTLRHHVKQYFTCDLMRAKNAALSLLPFIGWMRIYQLKEWLLSDIVSGVSTGLVAVLQGLAYSLLASLPPWYGLFTAFFPVIVYFFLGTSRHISVGAFPVLSLMVGAVVTRLVPDEGPPVNITGFEGLTSDEQRVMVAASVTFLMGIMQLAMGLLQVGFIVMYLSDTLVSGFTTAAAVHILVSQLKFVLGLVVPGLSGPLSIVYTLEKIFVQIEKTNVCDLVTSILIMVVVFIVKEINDRYKAKLPVPIPIEVIMTVIACGVSYAFNFRVIYKVDVVGRIPVGYESPMAPNMQIFGQTAVEAFPMAIVGFAVAFSVAKVYSVKHDYIIDGNQELIAFGASNIIGAAFKSFAASTALSRSAVQESTGGKTQIAGLLSALIVMVVTLAIGFLLEPLPKSVLGAVVIVNLKGMLMQIREVPYLWRRDRPDCVVWVVTCLASILLGLDLGLAVGLGIELLTVVFRAQFPRCSVLANITGTDIYKDRKDYMSIYEPEGVKIFRIPSPIFFANIDFFRGKLVEAVGFNPLRVLRKRNKALRTIRKLLKKGELQMTSKGLLLTSSGPIEESEDESNMEDLDQPTDFKDLPVQVNWNSELPANIHVPRVDIHSLILDFSAVSFLDISALKGLKAALKELIRVEVEVYIVACDEYILEKLHSCKFFDDEVKSSMFFLTLHDAMLHILEKHPVNSENTKICEKVITTATIITTATIHGNQCNGVSSLRSRDKFVHGSEPETKF